From the Streptomyces sp. Tu 2975 genome, one window contains:
- the glmU gene encoding bifunctional UDP-N-acetylglucosamine diphosphorylase/glucosamine-1-phosphate N-acetyltransferase GlmU: MSANRPAAVVVLAAGEGTRMKSKTPKVLHEIAGRSLVGHVVSAARELGPEQLVVVVGHAREQVEAHLGEHYAGTRTAFQAEQNGTGHAVRMGLEELGGVWGSSPAAGSGGGTVVVVCGDTPLLSGATLSALAETHSADGNAVTVLTAEVPDSTGYGRIVRDATDAVTAIVEHKDATDEQRAIREINSGVFAFDGQLLADALTKVRTDNSQGEEYLTDVLGILREAGHRVGASVAGDHREILGINNRVQLAEARKLMNERLLEQAMMAGVTVVDPASVIIDVTVTFEPDSVVHPGTQLLGATHIAEGAEVGPNSRLTNTTVRAGARVDNTVADSATVGEGASVGPFAYLRPGTRLGAKAKAGTFVEMKNSSIGEGTKVPHLSYVGDATIGEYTNIGAASVFVNYDGESKHHTTIGSHCKTGSDNMFVAPVTVGDGAYTAAGSVITKDVPAGSLAVARGQQRNIEGWVARKRPGSAAAQAAAAATQQVAEEN, encoded by the coding sequence GTGAGCGCCAATCGCCCGGCAGCCGTCGTCGTCCTCGCAGCGGGTGAGGGCACCCGCATGAAGTCGAAGACTCCCAAGGTCCTGCACGAAATCGCCGGACGTTCGCTCGTCGGACACGTCGTGTCCGCGGCACGCGAGCTCGGTCCCGAGCAACTCGTGGTGGTCGTCGGGCACGCACGGGAGCAGGTCGAGGCACACCTCGGCGAGCACTACGCGGGCACCCGTACCGCCTTCCAGGCCGAGCAGAACGGCACCGGGCACGCGGTGCGCATGGGGCTCGAGGAGCTCGGCGGCGTCTGGGGGTCCTCCCCGGCCGCAGGCTCTGGAGGAGGGACCGTCGTCGTCGTGTGCGGCGACACCCCGCTGCTCTCCGGCGCCACTCTTTCCGCGCTGGCCGAGACGCACTCGGCCGACGGCAACGCCGTGACCGTGCTGACCGCCGAGGTGCCGGACTCCACCGGCTACGGGCGCATCGTGCGGGACGCCACCGACGCCGTCACCGCGATCGTCGAGCACAAGGACGCCACCGACGAGCAGCGTGCGATCCGTGAGATCAACTCCGGTGTGTTCGCGTTCGACGGGCAGCTCCTCGCCGACGCCCTGACGAAGGTGCGGACGGACAACAGCCAGGGCGAGGAGTACCTGACCGACGTGCTGGGGATCCTGCGCGAGGCGGGCCACCGGGTCGGCGCGTCCGTGGCCGGCGACCACCGCGAGATCCTCGGCATCAACAACCGGGTTCAGCTGGCGGAGGCCCGCAAGCTGATGAACGAGCGGCTGCTGGAGCAGGCCATGATGGCCGGCGTCACGGTCGTGGACCCGGCTTCGGTGATCATCGACGTGACGGTGACGTTCGAGCCGGACTCGGTGGTGCACCCCGGTACGCAGCTGCTGGGCGCCACGCACATCGCGGAGGGCGCGGAGGTCGGTCCGAACTCGCGCCTGACGAACACGACCGTGCGCGCGGGCGCCCGGGTGGACAACACGGTGGCGGATTCGGCCACCGTGGGCGAGGGCGCCTCGGTGGGCCCGTTCGCCTACCTGCGGCCCGGTACGCGTCTCGGCGCGAAGGCCAAGGCGGGCACGTTCGTCGAGATGAAGAACTCGTCGATCGGTGAGGGCACGAAGGTGCCGCACCTGTCGTACGTGGGCGACGCGACGATCGGCGAGTACACGAACATCGGCGCCGCGAGCGTCTTCGTGAACTACGACGGGGAGTCGAAGCACCACACGACGATCGGGTCGCACTGCAAGACGGGCTCGGACAACATGTTTGTGGCTCCTGTCACGGTCGGGGACGGTGCTTACACCGCCGCCGGCTCCGTGATCACGAAGGATGTGCCGGCCGGTTCGCTGGCCGTCGCCCGCGGCCAGCAGCGGAATATCGAGGGTTGGGTGGCTCGTAAGCGCCCCGGAAGCGCGGCCGCCCAGGCTGCCGCGGCGGCAACGCAACAGGTCGCCGAGGAGAACTGA
- a CDS encoding histidine kinase, with protein sequence MTTTGAQQEASGSTARGPLWWRRRRSAVLDVGLAVASAVECALQGVGFAEQAALPVPLGVLFGLAVGSVLVLRRRWPIAVVLVSIATTPAEMGFLMGLVGLYTLAASDVPRRITATLAGMALSATFIVTFVRVRQDVEAGDYSAPYVPLMAVFMSLGLTAPPVLLGLYIGARRRLMESLRERADSLEQELSLLADRAEQRAQWARQEERTRIAREMHDVVAHRVSLMVVHAAALQAVALKDPQKAVKNAALVGDMGRQALTELREMLGVLRSGESRVTARADAPPLAAVGAAAAAAAAAAAADGPCIADIEVLVGQSRQAGMVVELAVQGDVRAYPPEVEQTAYRVIQEALTNVHKHAAGAKVMVRLAHRDEEVAMQVENGAPDAAGGAADAGLPSGGNGLVGMRERVTALGGVFVSGPTDTGGFRVSAVLPDRAEVSLR encoded by the coding sequence ATGACCACAACGGGGGCACAGCAGGAGGCCTCGGGTTCGACCGCCCGGGGTCCGCTGTGGTGGAGACGACGGCGCAGTGCAGTGCTGGACGTGGGCCTGGCCGTCGCCTCCGCCGTCGAGTGCGCGCTACAAGGTGTCGGGTTCGCGGAACAGGCCGCGCTGCCCGTGCCGTTGGGTGTGCTGTTCGGGCTGGCGGTCGGATCCGTGCTGGTACTGAGACGTCGGTGGCCGATCGCCGTCGTCCTGGTGTCCATCGCGACGACGCCGGCCGAGATGGGCTTTCTGATGGGGCTCGTCGGGCTGTACACGCTCGCCGCCTCCGACGTGCCGCGGCGGATCACGGCGACGCTGGCGGGGATGGCCCTGTCCGCGACGTTCATCGTGACCTTCGTGCGCGTACGGCAGGACGTGGAGGCGGGCGACTACAGCGCACCGTACGTGCCGTTGATGGCCGTCTTCATGTCGCTCGGGCTGACGGCCCCTCCGGTGCTGCTCGGCCTTTACATAGGGGCCCGCCGGCGGCTCATGGAGAGCCTGCGGGAACGGGCGGACAGCCTGGAGCAGGAACTGTCGCTGCTGGCGGACCGGGCGGAGCAGCGGGCGCAGTGGGCGCGCCAGGAGGAGCGGACCCGTATCGCGCGGGAGATGCACGACGTGGTGGCCCATCGGGTGAGTCTGATGGTGGTGCACGCGGCGGCGTTGCAGGCGGTGGCGTTGAAGGACCCGCAGAAGGCGGTGAAGAACGCGGCGCTGGTGGGGGACATGGGCCGCCAGGCGCTGACGGAGCTGCGCGAGATGCTCGGGGTGCTGCGTTCCGGCGAGAGCAGGGTGACGGCACGGGCGGACGCGCCGCCGCTGGCCGCGGTGGGCGCGGCGGCCGCGGCCGCCGCTGCCGCCGCCGCGGCGGACGGGCCCTGCATCGCGGACATCGAGGTGCTCGTGGGTCAGTCGCGGCAGGCGGGCATGGTGGTGGAGCTCGCCGTGCAGGGGGACGTACGGGCGTATCCGCCCGAGGTGGAGCAGACGGCGTACCGGGTGATCCAGGAGGCGCTGACCAACGTCCACAAGCACGCGGCGGGCGCCAAGGTGATGGTGCGGCTGGCGCATCGCGACGAGGAGGTCGCGATGCAGGTGGAGAACGGCGCCCCCGACGCGGCGGGTGGCGCGGCGGACGCCGGGCTGCCCAGCGGTGGCAACGGCCTGGTGGGCATGCGGGAGCGGGTGACCGCGCTGGGCGGGGTCTTCGTGTCGGGGCCGACGGACACGGGGGGATTCCGGGTGTCCGCGGTGCTGCCCGACCGGGCGGAGGTCAGCCTGCGGTGA
- a CDS encoding SUKH-3 domain-containing protein, translating into MPDHLSTTRFPVAVDAALRDAGWQPGRWDIKQAEHWADTLRAHVSPAGHQHTVFPAAVEAWAEFGGLTVVAPGPGRQHAPAPLRFDPLEGLHLARTLADLGRALDTEISPLGMEGDQQAVLAMDMEGRVYSIDHTGDWYLGADIDQALTTLVTGVRPTRLTPG; encoded by the coding sequence ATGCCCGACCACCTCAGCACCACCCGCTTCCCCGTCGCCGTCGACGCCGCGCTGCGCGATGCGGGCTGGCAGCCAGGCCGCTGGGACATCAAGCAGGCCGAGCACTGGGCGGACACCCTGCGCGCACATGTCTCGCCGGCCGGCCACCAGCACACGGTCTTCCCGGCGGCCGTGGAGGCGTGGGCGGAGTTCGGCGGGCTCACCGTCGTCGCACCCGGGCCGGGACGGCAGCACGCGCCCGCGCCCCTGCGTTTCGACCCTCTCGAAGGCCTTCATCTGGCACGCACCCTGGCCGACCTCGGCCGGGCCCTCGACACGGAGATCTCGCCGCTCGGCATGGAGGGCGACCAGCAGGCGGTGCTGGCCATGGACATGGAGGGCCGCGTCTACAGCATCGACCACACCGGCGACTGGTATCTCGGCGCCGACATCGACCAGGCCCTGACCACCCTCGTCACCGGCGTCCGGCCGACCCGGCTCACCCCGGGCTGA
- a CDS encoding YwqJ-related putative deaminase: MHTAQPSTSGDPRLSWSADGSGQAPGLRHRRDGILPAVAAALSVRGETLTCTAGKGDQPPVLHPLVQDFLDTLTSGQRERFTGRCPEAILLSRHLTAAETQRSKRAQRKPLTHGEARRALKHAKLTARRIREDGDPLHGSYAPPCRSCTAMLDHFGVRPVAPTAPENG; encoded by the coding sequence ATGCACACAGCGCAACCAAGCACATCAGGTGATCCACGCCTCAGCTGGAGCGCCGACGGGTCCGGACAGGCGCCCGGACTGCGGCACCGCCGTGACGGAATCCTGCCCGCCGTGGCGGCCGCACTCTCCGTACGCGGCGAGACGCTCACCTGCACGGCGGGGAAGGGCGACCAGCCGCCCGTCCTCCACCCACTCGTACAGGATTTCCTCGACACCCTCACGAGTGGCCAGCGTGAACGCTTCACGGGGCGCTGCCCGGAGGCGATCCTGCTCTCCCGCCATCTCACCGCCGCGGAGACCCAGCGCTCCAAGCGCGCCCAGCGCAAGCCCCTCACCCATGGCGAGGCTCGGCGGGCGCTCAAGCATGCCAAGCTGACCGCACGCCGCATCCGTGAGGACGGCGACCCCCTGCACGGCAGCTACGCACCGCCCTGCCGGTCGTGCACCGCGATGCTCGACCACTTCGGCGTACGCCCCGTCGCCCCGACCGCACCCGAGAACGGCTGA
- a CDS encoding SMI1/KNR4 family protein: protein MTTGRQGLGAATGPGAGAGTAPPNAAYAGQVVHFPDPVRASRHPRGVRVDDGGHPDFSPYARAAAEIAEPPEGFGVDELRLTDFVSANAALAADGHPLWDTVPAVATPHGWTWHHVPNSRRLELVPVEVKALLRHHGGLTTAAVDHSKRGTRPLQETRPAHFGLPKGAVSVTEQQLRHVEEDLGYRLPGAYRSFLKAAGGSAPVGAALDAELGLLVDQPFFTVREEAAVNDLVYVNKCLRDHLTKDYLGVAFVQGGILALKVRGTDIGSVWFCAYDDARDQDGWNVQERVERLLLPCGEDFDAFLQRLAGNPPELETVANLMVDGGFARAVPVSGEG, encoded by the coding sequence ATGACGACAGGTCGGCAAGGCCTGGGGGCAGCTACGGGCCCCGGGGCCGGTGCGGGTACCGCGCCACCGAATGCGGCCTACGCCGGGCAGGTCGTGCACTTCCCGGACCCGGTCCGCGCCTCCCGTCACCCCAGAGGGGTGCGGGTCGACGACGGGGGACACCCGGACTTCTCGCCGTACGCCCGCGCGGCCGCGGAGATCGCCGAGCCTCCTGAGGGTTTCGGCGTGGACGAGTTGCGCCTCACGGACTTCGTCTCCGCGAACGCCGCTCTGGCCGCGGACGGGCACCCCCTGTGGGACACGGTCCCGGCGGTCGCGACGCCTCACGGCTGGACGTGGCACCACGTACCGAACTCGCGGCGACTGGAGCTCGTGCCCGTCGAGGTGAAGGCGCTCCTGCGGCATCACGGCGGTCTGACGACGGCGGCCGTCGACCACTCCAAGCGGGGCACGCGCCCGCTCCAGGAGACGCGGCCCGCCCACTTCGGCCTGCCGAAGGGCGCCGTGTCGGTGACCGAGCAGCAGCTGCGCCACGTCGAGGAGGACCTCGGTTACCGCCTGCCCGGCGCGTACCGCTCCTTCCTCAAGGCGGCGGGCGGCTCCGCACCGGTCGGCGCGGCGCTCGACGCGGAGCTGGGTCTGCTGGTGGACCAGCCGTTCTTCACCGTGCGCGAAGAGGCCGCGGTCAACGACCTGGTGTACGTCAACAAGTGCCTGCGGGACCATCTGACCAAGGACTACCTGGGCGTCGCGTTCGTCCAGGGCGGGATCCTCGCGCTGAAGGTGCGGGGCACGGACATCGGTTCGGTGTGGTTCTGCGCGTACGACGACGCCCGTGACCAGGACGGGTGGAACGTGCAGGAGCGCGTGGAGAGGCTGCTGCTGCCCTGCGGCGAGGACTTCGACGCGTTCCTGCAGCGGCTCGCGGGCAATCCGCCGGAGCTGGAGACCGTGGCGAATCTGATGGTGGACGGCGGCTTCGCGCGTGCCGTTCCCGTTTCGGGCGAGGGGTGA
- a CDS encoding SUKH-4 family immunity protein has product MVTFAQAQERAEEWVNGDVPAYQHREVRVREFDLGFVVWAEDREQGARSDGGRQRLVIARDSGEATLWPGLPVGEVIRRYEEEYGGTPDASQAAPEAPQRIDLNQTSFLLSPPEWLQDAADRMGIPDRRSSDSSTPAGASAPAVPAAPAAAAAPASGADESPAPAAGASDDQASIGGNASQASGSSAASSLSSSFSSASSSSSSSAASASSSTGSGWPEAGSSPGADASRGGSAWPSAGAADHEPTASDGVPATPSGGTGWTDTSSAGPDDASVPLPATVFAPPVSLDDSSTPPPVGADAPTALMSGGSQLPRTAVVPGLGVQPQPQAEPPRSQQQQTPPPAPGTGAADIADAATSKAVLPPRGARGGTGSTTPPPPGAPGTPGARPGAGATPPPSGPGAPGAPAGGYLPTQLVSQLGPEGPQPPGPPGPPAPPGSTPPPAGGVHQAATMLAGPAQMGPGAPQPPGPPRPPGSTPPPPGPPAPPGSTPPPGSTPPPGGGVHHAATMLAGPAQMGPGAPQPPGPPGSPPPPGSTPPPGGGVHQAATMLAGPAQMGPGAPQPPGPPGPPGAPGPVPHAPQPPPGGGRPPYGYPQQPTGVPTVGPGYQAVLRYRAPDGSEAQLIRRSAPGTPHPEWQILHELRAMNVPPQQVLELHTELESCELPGAYCARMIRETWPQARITSIAPYGRDHASRQQGMQQLLAHQGELHQVADGPARPAPVRAPLPQVPPAPPIPPEGVAQELAGAFGPQGLCRFDQRAVSRQGVPEVVAATLVWAGLPGDFNPFFWAQPAQPVVPTLAELAAQRQVQPASDAGSYLVVGSDFGRAICVQYGTAHIVAVPVESGPGGRPVAPQFVNTGLPEFVRCLALLGRMWRLRFGLTPEQAGRWTVDFQAQLAALDPAALSSPESWWSVLLEQMWDGLL; this is encoded by the coding sequence GTGGTGACTTTCGCGCAGGCGCAGGAGCGCGCCGAGGAGTGGGTCAACGGCGACGTGCCCGCGTACCAGCACCGTGAGGTGCGGGTCCGCGAGTTCGACCTCGGATTCGTCGTGTGGGCGGAGGACCGCGAGCAGGGTGCCCGTTCCGACGGTGGCCGTCAGCGGCTGGTGATCGCCAGGGACAGCGGTGAGGCGACGCTGTGGCCGGGGCTGCCGGTCGGTGAGGTGATCCGGCGGTACGAGGAGGAGTACGGGGGCACCCCGGACGCCTCGCAGGCGGCGCCGGAAGCGCCGCAGCGGATCGATCTGAACCAGACGTCGTTCCTGTTGAGCCCGCCCGAGTGGCTCCAGGACGCGGCGGACAGGATGGGTATTCCCGACCGGCGTTCGTCGGACTCCTCGACTCCTGCCGGGGCGTCGGCTCCGGCCGTGCCCGCGGCTCCCGCTGCTGCCGCCGCTCCCGCCTCCGGCGCGGACGAGTCGCCGGCCCCCGCTGCCGGGGCGTCCGACGACCAGGCTTCGATCGGCGGCAACGCCTCGCAGGCGTCGGGCAGTTCGGCTGCCTCCTCCCTGTCCTCGTCGTTCTCGTCCGCTTCCTCGTCCTCTTCTTCCTCCGCTGCTTCCGCGTCGTCCTCGACGGGGTCCGGGTGGCCGGAGGCAGGTTCGTCACCGGGCGCGGACGCGTCGCGGGGCGGATCCGCCTGGCCGAGTGCCGGGGCGGCGGACCACGAGCCGACGGCGTCCGACGGGGTGCCCGCCACGCCGTCCGGCGGCACCGGCTGGACGGACACCAGTTCCGCGGGACCTGACGACGCGTCCGTGCCGCTACCGGCCACCGTGTTCGCGCCGCCGGTCTCGCTGGACGACAGCAGCACACCGCCGCCCGTCGGGGCCGACGCGCCCACGGCGCTGATGTCGGGCGGCAGTCAGTTGCCGAGGACCGCGGTCGTGCCGGGACTGGGCGTGCAGCCGCAGCCGCAGGCCGAGCCACCGCGGTCGCAGCAGCAGCAGACGCCGCCGCCCGCGCCGGGTACCGGTGCCGCCGACATAGCGGACGCGGCGACGAGCAAGGCCGTGCTGCCGCCGCGCGGTGCGCGCGGCGGTACGGGATCGACGACCCCGCCGCCGCCCGGCGCTCCCGGCACCCCCGGCGCACGGCCGGGCGCCGGCGCGACGCCGCCGCCGTCGGGTCCGGGTGCGCCCGGCGCCCCGGCGGGCGGCTACCTGCCCACCCAACTCGTCTCGCAGCTCGGCCCCGAGGGTCCGCAGCCTCCCGGCCCGCCCGGTCCGCCGGCGCCTCCTGGTTCGACGCCGCCTCCCGCCGGCGGGGTGCACCAGGCCGCGACGATGCTGGCCGGTCCCGCGCAGATGGGTCCGGGGGCGCCGCAGCCTCCCGGCCCGCCGAGGCCGCCGGGTTCCACGCCGCCGCCTCCCGGCCCGCCCGCGCCTCCCGGTTCGACGCCGCCTCCTGGTTCGACGCCGCCTCCCGGTGGTGGGGTGCACCACGCGGCGACGATGCTGGCCGGTCCCGCGCAGATGGGTCCGGGGGCGCCGCAGCCTCCCGGCCCGCCCGGCTCGCCGCCGCCCCCCGGTTCGACGCCGCCTCCCGGTGGTGGGGTGCACCAGGCCGCGACGATGCTGGCCGGTCCTGCCCAGATGGGTCCGGGGGCACCGCAGCCTCCGGGACCTCCCGGTCCTCCCGGCGCCCCCGGTCCGGTGCCGCACGCGCCGCAGCCTCCTCCGGGCGGCGGTCGTCCGCCGTACGGCTACCCCCAGCAGCCCACCGGTGTGCCGACGGTCGGTCCCGGCTACCAGGCCGTCCTGCGCTACCGCGCGCCCGACGGCTCGGAGGCCCAACTGATCCGCCGCTCCGCGCCGGGCACCCCGCACCCGGAGTGGCAGATCCTGCACGAGCTGCGCGCGATGAACGTGCCGCCGCAGCAGGTGCTGGAACTGCACACGGAGCTGGAGTCGTGCGAGCTGCCGGGTGCGTACTGTGCCCGGATGATCCGTGAGACATGGCCGCAGGCGCGGATCACGTCGATCGCCCCGTACGGCAGGGACCACGCCTCACGTCAGCAGGGCATGCAGCAACTGCTCGCCCACCAGGGCGAGTTGCACCAGGTCGCGGACGGGCCTGCCCGTCCCGCGCCGGTGCGCGCCCCGCTGCCGCAGGTTCCGCCGGCGCCGCCGATCCCGCCGGAGGGCGTGGCACAGGAGCTGGCGGGCGCATTCGGGCCGCAGGGTCTGTGCCGGTTCGACCAGCGGGCCGTGTCGCGTCAGGGTGTGCCGGAGGTCGTGGCGGCGACCCTGGTGTGGGCGGGTCTGCCGGGCGACTTCAACCCGTTCTTCTGGGCGCAGCCGGCCCAGCCGGTGGTGCCGACGCTGGCGGAGCTCGCCGCTCAGCGCCAGGTGCAGCCGGCGTCCGACGCCGGTTCGTACCTGGTGGTCGGCAGCGACTTCGGCCGTGCGATCTGTGTCCAGTACGGCACGGCGCACATCGTGGCGGTGCCCGTGGAGTCCGGTCCGGGCGGCCGGCCCGTGGCGCCGCAGTTCGTGAACACGGGCCTGCCCGAGTTCGTACGCTGCCTGGCGCTGCTCGGCCGTATGTGGCGGCTGCGCTTCGGCCTCACCCCGGAGCAGGCGGGCCGCTGGACGGTCGACTTCCAGGCCCAGCTGGCGGCCTTGGACCCGGCGGCGCTTTCGTCGCCGGAGAGCTGGTGGTCGGTACTCCTCGAGCAGATGTGGGACGGCCTGCTGTAG
- a CDS encoding cation acetate symporter, producing MNGFSSEAQTMSLMAFIAVITVTLLLCVMTGPDRDDLGEFYTGYRSLSPMQSGMAIAGDYISAGTVLGTIGIIALLGYDGMTLTLSTVLSLVLMMFLLAEPLRNAGRFTMGDVFGRRAPGPVVRITVAAVTLAALLPLVIFQLAGAGDLLAVVLGFHADGFKTGAIVFLGLLMITYAAIGGMKGTAFIQIVKTVVLLGAATVIAVLILDRFDFSPPALLDAAKEGSGLKDAYLTPGLQFAGDEIDMISTQLTVVLGAAVLPHITMRMFTARNARSVRRSMSWAVSIVVVTCLLIAVIGFGAAALVGHKELAAGDPQGKTAFLMVTQAVLGNDPNTVETLVFTAVATAIFLTLLASVAGITLACANTLAHDLIAHGLRDARLTDRTEMAIARSAAAGVGLVAIAIAAGARHLNLQALLTLSFCIGASAVAPALVYSLFWRRYTRTGLLATLIVGTVSALVLTSGSNLVSGSPQSVFPDQDFNWFPYTTAGLVSIPLGFLAGWLATVLYDNDAAVQRSRYEDLEPTILAGTSTHS from the coding sequence ATGAACGGGTTCAGCTCCGAAGCCCAGACCATGTCCCTCATGGCGTTCATCGCCGTCATCACCGTGACGCTCCTGCTGTGCGTGATGACCGGACCCGACCGGGACGACCTCGGCGAGTTCTACACCGGCTACCGCTCCCTGTCCCCCATGCAGAGCGGCATGGCCATCGCGGGCGACTACATCTCCGCCGGAACCGTACTCGGCACCATCGGCATCATCGCGCTCCTCGGGTACGACGGCATGACGCTCACCCTGAGCACCGTGCTGTCGCTGGTCCTGATGATGTTCCTGCTCGCCGAACCCCTGCGCAACGCGGGCCGGTTCACCATGGGCGACGTCTTCGGCCGCCGCGCACCGGGCCCCGTCGTACGGATCACCGTGGCCGCCGTCACCCTCGCCGCGCTGCTGCCGCTGGTCATCTTCCAGTTGGCGGGTGCGGGTGACCTGCTCGCCGTCGTCCTCGGCTTCCACGCCGACGGGTTCAAGACCGGGGCGATCGTGTTCCTCGGACTGCTGATGATCACGTACGCGGCGATCGGCGGCATGAAGGGCACCGCCTTCATCCAGATCGTCAAGACCGTCGTACTGCTCGGCGCGGCCACCGTCATCGCCGTACTGATCCTCGACCGCTTCGACTTCAGCCCGCCCGCGCTGCTCGACGCCGCCAAGGAAGGCAGCGGGCTGAAGGACGCGTACCTCACCCCCGGGCTCCAGTTCGCGGGCGACGAGATCGACATGATCAGCACCCAGTTGACCGTCGTGCTCGGCGCGGCGGTACTGCCCCACATCACGATGCGCATGTTCACCGCCCGCAACGCGAGGTCCGTGCGGCGCTCCATGTCCTGGGCAGTGTCCATCGTCGTCGTCACCTGCCTGCTGATCGCCGTGATCGGCTTCGGCGCCGCGGCGCTCGTCGGGCACAAGGAACTCGCCGCCGGGGACCCGCAGGGCAAGACCGCGTTCCTGATGGTCACGCAGGCCGTCCTGGGCAACGACCCGAACACCGTCGAGACGCTGGTGTTCACCGCCGTGGCCACCGCGATCTTCCTCACGCTGCTCGCCTCGGTCGCCGGAATCACCCTGGCGTGCGCCAACACCCTGGCCCACGACCTGATCGCGCACGGGCTGCGCGATGCGAGGCTCACCGACCGCACCGAGATGGCCATCGCCAGGTCCGCCGCGGCGGGCGTCGGCCTCGTCGCCATCGCGATCGCCGCCGGCGCCAGGCACCTGAACCTCCAGGCGCTGCTGACCCTGTCCTTCTGCATCGGCGCGTCCGCCGTCGCGCCCGCCCTCGTCTACAGCCTCTTCTGGCGCCGCTACACCCGTACGGGACTGCTCGCCACGCTCATCGTGGGAACCGTCTCCGCGCTCGTCCTGACCAGCGGGAGCAACCTGGTGTCCGGATCACCGCAGTCCGTCTTCCCCGACCAGGACTTCAACTGGTTCCCGTACACCACGGCCGGCCTGGTCTCCATCCCGCTCGGCTTCCTCGCAGGCTGGCTCGCGACCGTCCTCTACGACAACGACGCGGCGGTCCAGCGCAGCCGCTACGAGGACCTGGAACCCACGATCCTCGCGGGGACGTCGACGCACTCCTGA
- a CDS encoding DUF485 domain-containing protein has product MSYHHQLFPDPPPQPRVPGRHRQEAADPAWGFEPQPWDRPQSTQHHQADDGHGRELQSLGSAYRRLRRVSTFTALGYFILFLLLSAYAPSMMTGEVSGGLTTGLVLGLVQLPVALAAIAVYERIAGTRVDPLVASVRERSERTAPHSGRQPRGGARA; this is encoded by the coding sequence ATGTCGTACCACCACCAGCTATTCCCTGATCCGCCGCCGCAGCCACGGGTCCCCGGCCGGCACCGCCAGGAGGCGGCGGACCCGGCATGGGGTTTCGAACCGCAGCCCTGGGACCGGCCGCAGAGCACGCAGCACCACCAGGCCGACGACGGGCACGGCCGCGAACTGCAAAGCCTCGGCTCGGCCTACCGCAGGCTGCGGCGCGTCTCGACGTTCACCGCCCTCGGCTACTTCATCCTCTTCCTGCTCCTGTCCGCCTACGCCCCCTCGATGATGACCGGCGAGGTCAGCGGCGGCCTCACGACCGGACTGGTGCTGGGACTCGTCCAACTGCCCGTGGCTCTCGCCGCGATCGCCGTCTACGAGCGCATCGCAGGCACACGCGTCGACCCGCTGGTCGCCTCGGTCAGGGAACGCTCCGAGCGGACGGCCCCGCACAGCGGACGGCAGCCGAGGGGAGGTGCGCGCGCATGA